ACCTGCGGACGGTCGACCTGACTTTTCTGCATGGGAGTTGACCGGACGCCGGCTTCACGGCTTCCCGGGCCGCGCCCAGGTTCACCTCAGTGTTCCCGTAGGCCGCGGCCCGAAGCTCCCCGGCCATGACACACACCACAGAGCCGGACCGAGGCGCGTACGCGCGGGACGGCCGGAAAACCAAGGGCGAGCACCACATGGAGATCAGAGGTCACAAGAAGGGTTTGCACCGGCGGAAGTTCCTCGGCGGTATGGCCGGCGCGGGCCTCACCGCGGTGAGCGCTGCCGGGGCGGCCTTCTCCCTGCTGACCGACGGCACCCGCAGCAAGGCGGCGGCCGCGACGGACCGCATCCTCACCGTGCCGGAGTTGCTGGAGGGCACCACGGCCGACGGTACGACCACCTTCACCCTGGCGGCGCAGACCGGCACCGCCGAGGTGCTCAGCGGGGTCACCAGCAGCACCGCGGGCTACAACCGGTCGTTCCTCGGCCCCACCCTGAAGTGGACCAAGGGCGAGACCGTGCTGCTGAACATCACCAACAGCCTCACCGAGGACACCTCCGTCCACTTCCACGGCGCCCATGTCCCGCCCAGGATGGACGGAGGTCCGCAGAACGCCTTCTCGACCGGGACGGTCTGGTCCCCCACCTTCACGGTCAAGGACGGGGCCAAGACCCTCTGGTACCACCCGCACGCGCTGGGCACCACGGCCAAGCAGGCCACCCACGGCCTGGCCGGAATGATCATCGTGAAGGACGACTCCACCACGTCCGCCGCCCTGCCCGGCGACTACGGCGTCGATGACATCCCGCTCATCTTCCAGTGCCTGGCCGTGGACAGCGCCGGAGACATCAAGTACGACCAGAAGGGCTATCTCAGCTCCGGCCTCAGCTTCCCGCTGCTGGTGAACGGCGAGAACGTCGACGACACCACGCTCGGCTTCTCCGCCACCAGGACGCGCAACCGCTTCCGGGCGCTCAACGCCTCGCCCTCGGACATCATCACACTCCGGCGCAGCGACGGCGGCACGCTGACCCAGATCGCCACCGAGCAGGGTTATCTGACGGAGGCGACCGAGGTCACCAGTATCCGGCTGGTGGCCGGCGCCCGAGCCGAGTTCGTCATGGACGTCACCGCGGACGTCACCCTGGAGGCCGTCGTCACGACCGGCTGGATCCGCGGCGGCTCCGGCACCTACGAGTTCCTCACCGTCCGCGCGGGCGGCACCGACACCCCGGAGAACCTGCCGAGCACCCTCAACACCATCGAGCGGTACGACACCTCCGGCTTCACCGCCCGAACCATCACGCTCAGCAACGCGGGCGCGACCATGAAGATCAACGGCTCGGCGGGGCTCACCATGGCCGGCATGGCCATGATCCGCACCACGCTGGGCGCGAAGGAGATCTGGACGATCACCAACGCGAGCCAGCTGGAGCACTCCTTCCATCTGCACGACGTGCCCTACCAGTTGATCTCGATCAACGGGGAGGCCCCCACCGGGGTCGATCTGGGCTGGCGCGACACCTACGAGGTGGTCGGCGGCGGCACCATCGTCATCGCCATGGAGTTCACCGACTTCGCCGACGACACGTACATGTACATGCTCCACTGCCATCTGCTCCAGCACGAGGACCAGGGAATGATGGCGTCCCTCATGGTCACCGAGAGCTGAACGGTCGCGGAGAGCCGAGTTCAGAGCACGGCTGCCGCCGGCAGCACCAGGGCCGGCGGCAGCCCCTGCCCGAGGGCTCCCCGCCACAGCCGCGGGAAGGAGGCGGCGAAGGTGAGCGAGGAGGCGATGAGACACGCGCAGAGGTAGAGGATCAGGGTGCGGCCCGCGGTGGGTTCGCCGACGCGCAGCGCGACCACCCCGGCGACCAGGCCGAGCCCGAGGAGCAGGTTGTAGACGGCGACGCCCGAGCGCCACAGGGTGACCTCGGGGGCGTCGGCGGGGGACGTGGTGAGGAGGACGCGCACCGCCGCACGGCCGTAGAAGAAGCGTTCGAGCACGCCGACGGCGAGATGGGTCACGGCCGCGAGCAGGGTGAGACCTGGGATACGAGGTTCACGCCAGGAGTGTCCTGCGCGGGGACCGTTACGTCAGCCCCGCCGCGCGAGCTCGCTCCACGGCAGGGCCGATGGCCTTCGCGAGCGCCTCGACGTCCGCCTCGGTGGAGGTGTGGCCGAGGGAGAAGCGCAGGGTGCCGCGGGCCAGGTCGGGGTCGGTGCCGGTGGCCAGCAGGACGTGGCTGGGCTGGGCCACACCGGCGGTGCAGGCGGAGCCGGTGGAGCACTCGATGCCCTGGGCGTCCAGGAGGAGGAGCAGGGAGTCGCCCTCGCAGCCGGGGAAGGTGAAGTGGGCGTTGGCCGGGAGCCGGCCGCCCGGTGCCGGGTCGCCGCCGAGGATCGCGTCCGGGACCGCCGTACGGACCGCCTCGACCAGGCTGTCGCGCAGGGCGCCGATCTCCGAGGCGAACCACTCGCGCTGTTCGGCCGCGAGGCGGCCGGCCACCGCGAAGGAGGCGATGGCGGGGACGTCGAGGGTGCCGGAGCGGACGTGGCGCTCCTGGCCGCCGCCGTGCAGGACGGGGACGGGGGTCCACTCACGGCCGAGGACGAGCGCGCCGATGCCGTACGGCCCGCCGATCTTGTGGCCGGAGACGGTCATCGCGGCGAGGCCGGAGGCGGCGAAGTCGACGGGCACCTGGCCGAAGGCCTGCACCGCGTCGGCATGCAGCGGGACGCCGAACTCCGCGGCGACGTCGGCGAGTTCGCGGACCGGCAGGACGGTGCCGATCTCGTTGTTGGCCCACATGACCGTGGCCAGGGCGACGTCGTCGGGGTTGTGGGCGATGGCCGCGCGCAGGGCCTCGGGGTGGACCCGGCCGTGCTTGTCGACGGGGAGGTACTCGACGGTGGCGCCCTCGTGCTCGCCCAGCCAGTGGACGGCGTCGAGGACGGCGTGGTGTTCGACGGGGCTGGCGAGGACCCGCGTCCTTGCGGGGTCCGCGTCGCGCCGGGACCAGTACAGGCCCTTCACGGCGAGGTTGTCGGCCTCCGTGCCGCCGGAGGTGAAGACGATCTCGCTGGGGCGGGCGCCGAGCGCCTCCGCGAGCATCTCGCGGGATTCCTCGACCGTGCGGCGGGCCTTGCGGCCGGATGCGTGGAGGGAAGAGGCGTTGCCGGTGGCGCCGAGGTGGGCGCTGAGTGCCTCGACCGCCTCGGGAAGCATCGGGGTGGTCGCGGCGTGGTCGAGGTATGCCATGGTGACGCCGATTCTACGGGGCGTACCCGAGCGGCCTCAGGCCAGGACCGGCCGGTCCCGGCGGCCTCACAGGCTCCAGGAGACCGTGCTGTCGAACTGCATGAAGGCCACCAGGACCAGCAGGTCGGCCACGCCGAGACCGAGACCCAGGTAGGCGCGGCCGCGGCGGGCGGTGCCGCGCCACAGGGCCACCGAGGCCAGGACGATGGCGATCGGGCCGAGGAAGACGTTGAGGACGAGAAGGCCGAGGAGGCCGAGGACGAAGGACGCGACGGCCATGCCGTCGGCGTCACGGGCCCCGGTGCGGGGGCTGGCCTGCGCGGTGAGCTGCATGGGAATCAGTGCTCCTGGGGACGGTGGGGCGGCGGTCAGTGGGACGGGGTGCGGCGGCGGGCGTGGCGCTCGCGGAGCGCGAAGACGCCCAGCCAGACGGCGATCACGGCGGCGGCGACGGCGGTGAAGGTGAACGGCGCGTGGGCGACGGTGCCCAGGACGACGCCGAGGAGCATGAGTGCGGCGACGAGGAACAGCATGGGACGGATCCCCCTCCGGTCGTTACGTTTGGGTGAACAGTTGTAGTTACAGTTGTTCACTGACTCCAGAGTCTAGCGCGCTGCACGGCTTTCCAATTACGGAGAACAGTTGTTAACTGGATGACATGAGTCACACCCTCGGCATCCGGCAGGCACAGAAACAGAAGACCCGGCAGTCGCTCCTGGACGCGGCGCTCGGACTGCTGGAGGAGCAGAGCCTGAGCAGCCTGGGCCTGCGTGAGGTCACCCGGGCCGTCGGCGTCGCCCCGACCGCCTTCTACCGCCACTTCCGCTCCATCGCGGATCTCGGCGTGGCCCTGGTCGAGGAGGCGCTGGGCAGCCTGCACCCCATGATTCGGACGACGGTGTCCACGGTCGACGACCACGACCAACGCATCGAGCGCGCCATCGAGTTGATCGCCGGCCATGTCCACGGGTACCCCGCTCACGTCCGTTTCATCGCCCGCGAACGACATGGCGGAGTCCAGCCGGTGCGGGAGGCCATCCGGGACCAACTGGCCCGCTTCGGGCAGGAGGTGAAGGAGGAGCTGGCCAAGGACCCCGTGTCCGACGGCTGGAGCGACGACGACCTGCTCATGCTCGCCAACCTCTACGTCGACCAGATGCTGATCACCGCCTCCCTGTTCCTGGAGGCGCAGGAGGCGTCGGACGAGGAGCGCGCCCGGGTCGCCCAGGTGGCGAAGCGACAGATGCGGTTGATCAGCGTCGGCCGGCATCACTGGCTGGACTGACGCTCCGACAGCACACGTCGGCGGCGCACAGGGGCGGCGCCCCCGTTCACCGGGAGTGCCGCCCCTGTCGTACGGCGATTTCGCGCCAGGTCAGCTCTTCGTGGCCGCCGCGCTCGGGGCACCGCTGGGCGCGCCGCTCGGGGCCGCGCCGCCACCACCGGGACCGCCGCAGCCGCCGCCCGTACCGCCACCGGGGCCGCCCTGACCGCCCCGACCGCCACCGGGCGCGCCGCTCGGCATGCCGGAGGGGTTCCCGCTGGGCGCGCCCGAGGGCCGGACGGTGGCGTTGCCGGTGGGCGCGCCCGAGGGGGCGCCGCTCGGCATCCCGGAGGCGTTGGGGGCCTGGCAGTTCTGCTGACCCGAGGTGCCGCTGTTCGAGGTCGACGACGAGTCGCCCGAGCCGCAGGCCACGAGGGCGAGGGGCGACAGCGCCAACAGGGCCGCGGCGGGGAGGAGACGCAGACGCTTCATGAGAGACAGCTCCAGGGAGGATGAGGAAGTCCTGAGGCCCGGAACTCAACCAACGCCGTTCAGGGGCCCCTTGAGTTCGCGCTGTCCTCCGCCTGTGCGCCGGGCAAAGCGCGTCTAAAGCACCCCCTCCTAGCCGGGGTTCTCTCCCGGCCCCTCCCCTGCCCGCTGGTACAGGGCCGTGACAGAGGCGGCCGCCCCGGCCAGTTCCGCGCGCACCTCGGGCGGTGCGAGCACCTCCACCCGGTCGGAGAACATCAGGAGTTGGCGGGCCTCGACGACCGCCCCGAACACCAGCCGGGCCGTCACCCACCCGCCTGTGCCGTCGTGCTCGGGGAGTTCGGCCAGATACGGCGTCATCAGCCGCCGGAACAGGTCGAGTCGGTCCCGGCGGACCCGCACGGTGACCTCGACCCCGGTGGGGCGCTCCTCGACCTGGCGGCGCAACTCCTCCCAGACGTCGGCGAGTTCGGCACCGGGCCGCCGCCTCACGGGATCGTCCAGCACGGTCGCGGAGCGCACCCGGTCCACGCGGAACAGCCTCGGCAGCCCGCGCCGGTCGGCGACCAGGTACCAGACGCCCGCCTTGGCGACCAGGCCGTACGGATCGACGGTGTACGTCCGGGTGGTGCGCTCGCCGCTGTGCCGGTAGCGCAGCCGCAGCCGGCGGTCGCTGAACACGGCGTCCTGCAACACGTCCAGGTCGGCGGCGGGTTGCGGGCCGCCCTTCCAGCGGGTGGCGTCGACCAGGACCCGGCGGGAGGTCACTTCGGCGGCCGGGCGGTGCGGGGCGGGCAGCGCGGCCATCACCTTGCGCAGGGCCGAACCCAGGGCGGAGTCCAGGCCGAGGGCCGCGTGGACGCCCTGGGCGGCCAGGACGAACAGCGCGCGGGACTCGTCGGCGGTCAGGCCGGTGACGTCGGTGCGGAAGCCCGCGAGGAGTTCGATGCCGCCGTGCCGCCCACGCTCGGCGTAGACCGGGACACCCGATGCGGAGAGGGCCTCGACGTCCCGGTAGACGGTGCGGACGGAGACCTCCAGCCGCTCGGCGAGTTCGGGGGCGGTCACCCGGCCGCGGGTCTGGAGCAGGAGCAGGATCGACAGGAGGCGGTCGGACTTCACCCCACCAGGATCCCTCCCGGGGCGGGCTCAGCCCAGCCGCACCCGGGCCAGCTGCCGCGACTGCGCCACCAGCCGGTCCGTGCTGTCCCAGACCTCGGCGTCCTCCTCCAGGAAACCGCCGGCGAGGTTGCGGGTGGTGATGGAGACGCGCAGGGGGCCCGGGGCCGGGCGGCACCGCACGTGCACGGTCAGTTCGACCGTCGGCACCCAGCCCTTGAGGCCGATCTCGAACGCGGTCGGCGGCAGCGCGTCCACGGCGAGGAGCAGCGAGAGGGGGTCCATGTCCCGGCCGTCGGCGAGCCCGAACCAGGCCCGCATCTCCCCCTTGCCGGAGGGGGCGCCGAGGGCCCAGCCCAGGGTCGACGGGTCCAGCTTGAGCATCAGCCGCTCGGTGATGGCCGAGCTGCCGTCGACCGGAGCCGGGCCGTCCTCCGGGCCGAAGCACTGGTCCATCGGCGGGAACGCGGGCGGCTTCGCCGTCGTACGGACGTCGTCGGGGAGGGTGTCGAGGTCGCCGTAGGAGGCGAGGACGCGGATCCGCTCGACCTCGGTGCCCTCGTCGTCGTACTGGAAGAGCGAGGCCTGGCCGGTGGAGAGGGTGCGGCCGGTGCGGACCACGTCCGTGCGGATCACCGCGGGTCCGGGCTGGGACGCGGTCAGGTAGTGCGCGGAGATGGTGAACGGGTCGGCGTGCGGAAGGGCGTCCGCGAGGGCGCGGCCCAGGACCGCCAGGAGGTAGCCGCCGTTGACGGCGCTGATGATCGTCCAGCCCGCGGAGAGGTCGATGTCGTAGACGCCGGGGGCGCGGCGGGTGACCGCGGTGTCCCGGTCGAACTCGCTGTCGCCGATCGTGGCCCGGGTGACGGAGGCTGCTTCTGGCATGCCTGAACGGTACAACAACTAACTACTAAGCGGTAGCTTTTCTTCGGGATCACGGAAGACCGTTCCAGGTGAGACCCCGGCAATTTCTCGGTAAGTGTCCGTACTCGTCCGTAAACCCGGGGCCCGCCCGCCCCCTCTACAGGGACATGAGTCTCACCGGGACCGCGTTCCTCTACACGCTGATCGTGCTGTCCGTCGTCGCCGTCGCGCTGCCGCTCGCCCTGTGGTCGCGGATCAGAGGGCCGCGGGCCCTGCGCGCCACGGCCCGGCTGCTGATGGTGCTGTTCGCCCAGGGCACGGCGGTCGCCCTCGTCTTCGTGCTGGTCAACAACCAGAACAACCTGTACGACAACTGGGCCGACCTGCTCGGCACCGGCGACCACGTCCAGCAGGCAGCCAACCTGGGCGCCGACGGCACCGGCGGCATCGCGCTGAAACGGTTGCCCAGGGTGAAGCAGCGCTTCACGAACGCGGGCGGCCCCGGCATGAAGGGCGTGCGGGTGACCCAGCTCAAGGGCCGCGTCTCCGGGGTCAACGCCGAGGTCTACGCCTGGCTGCCGCCGCAGTACCACGAGCCCGCCTACCGGCACCACAAGTTCCCCGTGGTGGAGCTGCTGTCGGGCTACCCGGGCTCCGCGAAGGCCTGGTT
Above is a window of Streptomyces griseorubiginosus DNA encoding:
- a CDS encoding multicopper oxidase family protein; its protein translation is MTHTTEPDRGAYARDGRKTKGEHHMEIRGHKKGLHRRKFLGGMAGAGLTAVSAAGAAFSLLTDGTRSKAAAATDRILTVPELLEGTTADGTTTFTLAAQTGTAEVLSGVTSSTAGYNRSFLGPTLKWTKGETVLLNITNSLTEDTSVHFHGAHVPPRMDGGPQNAFSTGTVWSPTFTVKDGAKTLWYHPHALGTTAKQATHGLAGMIIVKDDSTTSAALPGDYGVDDIPLIFQCLAVDSAGDIKYDQKGYLSSGLSFPLLVNGENVDDTTLGFSATRTRNRFRALNASPSDIITLRRSDGGTLTQIATEQGYLTEATEVTSIRLVAGARAEFVMDVTADVTLEAVVTTGWIRGGSGTYEFLTVRAGGTDTPENLPSTLNTIERYDTSGFTARTITLSNAGATMKINGSAGLTMAGMAMIRTTLGAKEIWTITNASQLEHSFHLHDVPYQLISINGEAPTGVDLGWRDTYEVVGGGTIVIAMEFTDFADDTYMYMLHCHLLQHEDQGMMASLMVTES
- a CDS encoding DUF1304 family protein; the encoded protein is MTHLAVGVLERFFYGRAAVRVLLTTSPADAPEVTLWRSGVAVYNLLLGLGLVAGVVALRVGEPTAGRTLILYLCACLIASSLTFAASFPRLWRGALGQGLPPALVLPAAAVL
- a CDS encoding cysteine desulfurase family protein; amino-acid sequence: MAYLDHAATTPMLPEAVEALSAHLGATGNASSLHASGRKARRTVEESREMLAEALGARPSEIVFTSGGTEADNLAVKGLYWSRRDADPARTRVLASPVEHHAVLDAVHWLGEHEGATVEYLPVDKHGRVHPEALRAAIAHNPDDVALATVMWANNEIGTVLPVRELADVAAEFGVPLHADAVQAFGQVPVDFAASGLAAMTVSGHKIGGPYGIGALVLGREWTPVPVLHGGGQERHVRSGTLDVPAIASFAVAGRLAAEQREWFASEIGALRDSLVEAVRTAVPDAILGGDPAPGGRLPANAHFTFPGCEGDSLLLLLDAQGIECSTGSACTAGVAQPSHVLLATGTDPDLARGTLRFSLGHTSTEADVEALAKAIGPAVERARAAGLT
- a CDS encoding DUF4190 domain-containing protein; translation: MQLTAQASPRTGARDADGMAVASFVLGLLGLLVLNVFLGPIAIVLASVALWRGTARRGRAYLGLGLGVADLLVLVAFMQFDSTVSWSL
- a CDS encoding TetR family transcriptional regulator; the protein is MSHTLGIRQAQKQKTRQSLLDAALGLLEEQSLSSLGLREVTRAVGVAPTAFYRHFRSIADLGVALVEEALGSLHPMIRTTVSTVDDHDQRIERAIELIAGHVHGYPAHVRFIARERHGGVQPVREAIRDQLARFGQEVKEELAKDPVSDGWSDDDLLMLANLYVDQMLITASLFLEAQEASDEERARVAQVAKRQMRLISVGRHHWLD
- a CDS encoding YafY family protein, whose product is MKSDRLLSILLLLQTRGRVTAPELAERLEVSVRTVYRDVEALSASGVPVYAERGRHGGIELLAGFRTDVTGLTADESRALFVLAAQGVHAALGLDSALGSALRKVMAALPAPHRPAAEVTSRRVLVDATRWKGGPQPAADLDVLQDAVFSDRRLRLRYRHSGERTTRTYTVDPYGLVAKAGVWYLVADRRGLPRLFRVDRVRSATVLDDPVRRRPGAELADVWEELRRQVEERPTGVEVTVRVRRDRLDLFRRLMTPYLAELPEHDGTGGWVTARLVFGAVVEARQLLMFSDRVEVLAPPEVRAELAGAAASVTALYQRAGEGPGENPG
- a CDS encoding thioesterase family protein: MPEAASVTRATIGDSEFDRDTAVTRRAPGVYDIDLSAGWTIISAVNGGYLLAVLGRALADALPHADPFTISAHYLTASQPGPAVIRTDVVRTGRTLSTGQASLFQYDDEGTEVERIRVLASYGDLDTLPDDVRTTAKPPAFPPMDQCFGPEDGPAPVDGSSAITERLMLKLDPSTLGWALGAPSGKGEMRAWFGLADGRDMDPLSLLLAVDALPPTAFEIGLKGWVPTVELTVHVRCRPAPGPLRVSITTRNLAGGFLEEDAEVWDSTDRLVAQSRQLARVRLG